From the genome of Novosphingobium sp. TH158, one region includes:
- a CDS encoding TIGR03620 family F420-dependent LLM class oxidoreductase — MTKPLGRIGVWSLEMRFGDKEQAAEAAAELDELGFGALWVPGGVGGDVTGDLDHLLGATSRMVIATGILNIWKHDPAEVARWWLALPQDRQERVLLGLGVSHPHAIGDAWQKPLAKMADYLSQLADSGLPGDATCLAALGPKMLHLARERTSGVHPYLVTPEHTALARQALGPDRLVAPEQGVVLETEPQRARELARKALSQYQSYPNYINSWKRLGFSDEEIATVSDRLVDSLFAWGPMERIEGRIGEHFAAGADHVCVQVITGAGLDIAAAREGWRAIAKALL, encoded by the coding sequence ATGACGAAGCCACTGGGACGCATCGGCGTCTGGTCCCTGGAAATGCGCTTCGGCGACAAGGAGCAGGCTGCCGAGGCCGCGGCGGAACTCGATGAACTGGGGTTTGGCGCGCTCTGGGTACCCGGCGGCGTCGGCGGAGACGTCACAGGTGATCTTGATCACCTGCTTGGCGCGACAAGCCGGATGGTCATCGCGACGGGCATCCTCAACATCTGGAAACACGATCCCGCCGAGGTCGCACGGTGGTGGCTGGCTTTGCCGCAGGACCGGCAGGAGCGGGTCCTGCTCGGTCTTGGCGTGAGCCATCCGCACGCGATCGGCGATGCCTGGCAAAAGCCACTGGCAAAAATGGCTGATTACCTGTCGCAACTGGCCGATTCCGGCTTGCCAGGCGATGCCACCTGTCTCGCAGCGCTCGGGCCGAAAATGCTCCACCTCGCGCGGGAGCGTACCTCGGGCGTCCATCCTTACCTAGTGACTCCGGAGCATACGGCGCTTGCTCGTCAGGCTCTCGGTCCTGATCGCCTTGTCGCGCCGGAGCAAGGTGTCGTGCTTGAGACTGAACCGCAGCGGGCACGGGAACTGGCCCGCAAGGCGCTGTCTCAGTATCAGTCTTATCCGAACTACATCAACAGCTGGAAGCGGCTTGGCTTCTCGGACGAGGAAATCGCGACGGTCAGCGATCGCCTTGTGGACTCCCTGTTCGCATGGGGCCCCATGGAGCGCATCGAGGGCCGGATCGGCGAGCACTTCGCCGCGGGCGCCGATCACGTCTGCGTGCAGGTCATAACCGGTGCAGGGCTCGACATCGCAGCTGCGCGCGAAGGCTGGAGAGCGATCGCCAAAGCCTTGCTCTAG